A stretch of Calditrichota bacterium DNA encodes these proteins:
- a CDS encoding DUF4397 domain-containing protein, translated as MKNLSKLFYIFLLTIGLGYSQTARLQVIHNAADPAAEKVDVYLNGSILLDDFAFRTATPYIDAPAGTTINIGIAPGTSTSVSDTLKNFPLVLAENETYVAMANGVLDPASFEANPDGRSTAFTLFIKAMAREAATSDKVDFFVVHGSSDAPTVDVIARDVATLVDNAAYGDITDYISVPAGSYILDVTPGEDNNTIVATFNADLSGLSGGAAAVFASGFLSPDNDQNGAGFGIFAALPTGDVVGFEALTTARLQVIHNAADPAAANVDVYLNGGILLDDFGFRTATPYIDAPANQVINIGVAGGTSTSAADTLKNFALNLKAGETYVAMANGVLDPASFEANPDGRSTAFTLFIKAMAREAATSDKVDFFVVHGSSDAPTVDVIARDVATLVDNAAYGDITDYISVPAGSYILDVTPGEDNNTIVATFNADLSGLSGGAAAVFASGFLSPDNDQNGAGFGIFAALPTGDVVEFGIITSIETIGEAIPSKFELKQNYPNPFNPSTTINFNLVSNQKTTLKVYDISGREVAELLSDNLSAGSYSINFDASNLSSGIYFYSLQTGNIVETRRMTLVK; from the coding sequence ATGAAAAACTTATCAAAATTATTTTACATCTTTTTATTAACAATTGGTTTAGGATATTCGCAAACAGCTCGTCTTCAAGTTATTCACAACGCAGCTGATCCTGCTGCTGAAAAGGTCGATGTTTATTTAAACGGTAGTATTTTACTTGATGATTTTGCTTTCAGAACAGCCACTCCCTACATCGATGCACCGGCTGGAACTACAATTAATATTGGAATCGCACCCGGAACTTCAACAAGTGTTTCTGACACTTTAAAAAACTTCCCATTAGTATTAGCAGAAAATGAAACATACGTTGCCATGGCCAATGGTGTTTTAGACCCTGCTTCTTTTGAAGCGAATCCAGATGGGCGTTCCACAGCTTTTACATTGTTTATCAAAGCAATGGCCCGCGAAGCTGCTACAAGCGACAAAGTAGATTTCTTTGTAGTTCACGGTTCCAGCGATGCACCAACCGTTGATGTTATTGCGCGTGATGTAGCGACTTTGGTAGACAACGCCGCTTATGGTGACATTACAGATTATATTTCAGTTCCTGCAGGCAGTTATATTTTAGATGTAACCCCTGGCGAAGATAACAATACAATCGTAGCCACATTTAATGCCGATCTTTCAGGTTTAAGTGGCGGTGCAGCTGCTGTGTTTGCATCTGGTTTCTTGAGCCCTGATAACGATCAGAATGGTGCGGGTTTTGGAATTTTTGCCGCCTTGCCAACGGGTGATGTTGTTGGCTTTGAAGCTTTGACAACCGCGCGTCTTCAGGTAATCCATAATGCTGCTGATCCAGCTGCGGCAAATGTAGATGTCTATTTGAATGGTGGCATTTTGCTCGACGATTTCGGTTTCAGAACAGCTACACCTTATATCGATGCACCTGCTAACCAGGTAATAAATATTGGTGTTGCCGGAGGTACAAGTACTTCTGCTGCTGATACTCTGAAGAATTTTGCTCTAAACTTAAAAGCTGGTGAAACATATGTTGCCATGGCCAATGGTGTTTTAGATCCAGCGTCTTTTGAAGCCAATCCAGATGGGCGTTCAACTGCATTTACATTGTTTATCAAAGCAATGGCCCGCGAAGCTGCTACAAGCGACAAAGTAGATTTTTTTGTAGTTCATGGTTCCAGCGATGCACCAACCGTTGATGTTATTGCCCGTGATGTAGCAACTTTGGTAGACAACGCCGCTTATGGTGACATTACTGATTATATTTCAGTTCCTGCAGGCAGTTACATTTTAGATGTAACACCCGGCGAAGATAACAATACAATTGTTGCTACATTTAATGCGGATCTGTCCGGATTAAGCGGTGGCGCTGCTGCTGTTTTCGCATCCGGTTTCCTATCGCCGGATAATGATCAGAATGGTGCGGGTTTTGGAATTTTTGCAGCCTTGCCAACGGGTGATGTTGTGGAGTTTGGTATTATTACATCTATTGAAACAATAGGTGAAGCTATTCCTTCAAAATTTGAATTGAAACAAAATTATCCAAATCCCTTTAATCCATCAACTACGATTAATTTCAACCTGGTTTCAAATCAAAAAACAACATTAAAAGTATATGATATTAGCGGACGTGAAGTAGCTGAACTATTGAGTGATAATTTATCTGCTGGAAGCTACTCAATAAATTTTGATGCAAGTAATTTAAGTTCAGGCATTTACTTTTATAGTTTACAAACTGGAAATATTGTTGAAACAAGACGCATGACATTAGTTAAGTAG
- a CDS encoding DUF4397 domain-containing protein, with amino-acid sequence MLLFSKSFLILFITASFAFFSCSDDNDSGMDSNLGEARVLVTHASPDAPGVDLLVDNNVAGTNLEFPNNTGYLPVTEGTRNIKVNVTNTTTTVIEADLDLDSDVNYSVFAIDAVANLSPLVVVDDLSAPASGNAHVRFIHLSPDAPAVDITTTDGTIVFGNYIFKQASDFKPLPAATYDLQVRLQGTATVALELPGIALENGKIYTVFAKGFVAGTDNQALGAQIIVNN; translated from the coding sequence ATGTTACTATTTTCTAAGTCTTTTTTAATTTTATTTATTACCGCTTCATTTGCATTTTTTAGTTGTAGTGATGACAACGATAGCGGTATGGATTCTAATCTTGGTGAAGCGCGAGTTCTTGTTACTCATGCGTCTCCCGATGCACCCGGCGTTGATCTGTTAGTCGATAATAACGTAGCTGGCACAAATCTGGAATTTCCTAATAACACTGGTTATCTCCCAGTAACAGAAGGAACCAGAAATATTAAGGTAAATGTTACAAACACAACGACTACCGTAATTGAAGCTGACCTGGATCTTGATTCAGATGTGAATTATTCAGTTTTTGCGATAGACGCTGTTGCGAATTTAAGCCCATTGGTTGTCGTAGATGACCTCAGCGCTCCTGCTTCTGGCAATGCGCATGTAAGGTTTATACACTTATCCCCAGATGCACCAGCTGTTGATATTACTACAACTGATGGTACTATCGTTTTTGGAAATTACATATTTAAGCAGGCAAGTGACTTTAAACCTTTGCCCGCAGCAACATATGATTTGCAAGTGCGGTTGCAAGGTACGGCAACAGTTGCTCTTGAATTACCTGGAATAGCATTAGAAAATGGAAAAATTTATACAGTTTTTGCAAAAGGATTTGTGGCAGGTACAGATAACCAGGCTCTTGGTGCTCAAATAATTGTAAATAACTAA
- a CDS encoding MerR family transcriptional regulator encodes MKTNNLYPIKAVSVKTRLTIHVIRAWEKRYNAVVPVRTETNRRLYSDQDIEKLYLLNKATKEGHNIGHIASLNTDELKDLLGNNYDSGLIQSAENQKRNGENEYLKTSIEAVKNFDGLALEKILHEASLQLSQADFLDFYILPFIEQIGILWHGGDIRIMQEHMATAILKTFLSNMRSGYRPREDSPAIIVTTPLGQNHELGALILSLVAASAGWNVTYLGPNLPADEIATAVLEKEAKAIVLSIVYPADDHLLKKDFEKLKDLIPKDVEIIVGGRLANNYKKELDSLNASIISDFNIFRRTFSSVL; translated from the coding sequence ATGAAAACAAATAACTTATATCCGATAAAAGCAGTTTCTGTGAAAACAAGGCTGACAATACATGTAATTCGAGCCTGGGAAAAAAGGTATAATGCTGTTGTCCCAGTGCGAACCGAAACCAACCGGCGATTATATAGTGATCAAGATATTGAAAAGCTCTACTTGTTAAACAAAGCAACAAAAGAAGGTCACAACATTGGACATATTGCGTCTCTCAATACAGATGAACTAAAAGATCTCTTAGGAAACAATTATGATTCCGGGCTTATTCAAAGTGCAGAAAATCAAAAACGCAATGGAGAGAATGAATATTTAAAGACAAGCATTGAAGCGGTTAAAAATTTCGATGGGCTGGCTCTTGAGAAAATATTGCACGAGGCTTCACTTCAATTAAGCCAAGCTGATTTTTTGGATTTTTACATTCTTCCATTCATTGAGCAAATTGGCATTCTTTGGCACGGTGGTGATATTAGAATTATGCAAGAACATATGGCAACAGCTATACTTAAAACATTTTTGTCGAATATGCGATCCGGTTATCGCCCGAGAGAGGATTCACCTGCAATTATTGTAACCACACCATTAGGGCAAAACCATGAGTTGGGTGCCTTAATACTTTCCCTTGTTGCTGCTTCTGCAGGCTGGAATGTTACTTACCTGGGCCCAAATCTCCCGGCAGATGAAATAGCAACTGCTGTATTAGAAAAAGAAGCTAAAGCTATTGTATTGAGTATTGTATACCCTGCAGATGATCATTTATTAAAAAAAGATTTTGAAAAACTAAAAGATCTTATCCCGAAGGACGTAGAAATTATAGTAGGTGGGAGACTGGCCAATAATTATAAAAAGGAACTTGACTCTCTGAATGCCTCAATTATTAGTGATTTCAATATTTTCCGCAGGACTTTTTCTTCAGTTTTGTAA
- the rarD gene encoding EamA family transporter RarD: MNKGYIAAFSAYFWWGLSPIYWKLISSIPAEEILAVRVLLSLPFLLIILLITKNFHTFKSDLTNLSKIKPYILSAFLLATNWYIFIWAMNNNHVVEASLGYFINPLVNVLMGVILLGERMRRMQWLSIILAFGGVMYLAINYGQFPWIALVLAVSFAGYGFIRKTASLGAISGLTGEMTVLLLPAFGLLGFLAVNTDFMIPSLGWDMHFLLSLTAIVTIVPLVVFAYGARRIPYSTLGLIQYIAPSMQFLLGVFLYNEDFNQERLIGFSFIWAALFIYTAENIYFMKRKPS; this comes from the coding sequence TTGAATAAAGGATATATTGCTGCTTTTTCTGCATACTTTTGGTGGGGTCTTTCGCCAATTTACTGGAAGCTAATTTCATCAATCCCTGCAGAGGAAATATTAGCTGTGAGAGTTTTGCTCTCGCTGCCTTTCTTGCTGATCATTTTATTGATTACAAAGAACTTTCATACTTTTAAAAGTGATCTAACAAACCTTTCTAAGATTAAACCTTATATATTAAGTGCATTTCTGCTGGCAACAAACTGGTATATTTTTATTTGGGCAATGAATAACAACCATGTCGTCGAAGCCAGTCTGGGATATTTTATTAATCCTCTTGTAAATGTTTTGATGGGTGTAATTTTATTAGGCGAAAGAATGCGTCGCATGCAGTGGTTGTCAATTATTTTGGCATTTGGTGGCGTTATGTATTTGGCTATTAATTACGGACAGTTTCCGTGGATTGCGCTTGTCTTGGCGGTGTCATTTGCAGGCTATGGTTTTATCCGCAAAACAGCCTCATTGGGTGCAATAAGTGGTTTAACCGGGGAAATGACCGTTTTACTTCTTCCTGCTTTTGGGCTTTTAGGCTTCCTTGCAGTTAACACGGATTTCATGATCCCATCTTTGGGCTGGGATATGCATTTTCTACTTTCTTTAACGGCGATTGTAACGATTGTACCTCTGGTTGTTTTTGCTTATGGTGCCCGCAGAATTCCCTACAGTACATTGGGATTGATTCAATACATTGCACCATCTATGCAATTTCTACTTGGTGTATTTCTTTATAATGAAGATTTTAATCAGGAAAGATTAATTGGTTTTAGCTTTATCTGGGCAGCACTTTTTATTTATACCGCAGAAAATATTTACTTTATGAAAAGGAAACCTTCTTAA
- a CDS encoding FMN-binding protein has translation MNYLKIITIIFVLCLQSSAGEIRELTENKIHSLSAEDAKISFQKISLKTILKSKIEKEVRQRFFKDWLYIWKVMENDSVTKYAVLDNVYGKAMPITFLTILDNSGKIKSVRVIKYRESIGGQITNPKWLKQFTGKSVDSDFSPGKDVDAISGATISVNALTKGIQKIVMLFPFIQKNVN, from the coding sequence ATGAATTATTTAAAAATTATTACTATAATATTTGTCCTTTGCCTGCAATCTTCAGCAGGAGAGATACGCGAGCTAACTGAAAATAAAATTCATAGCTTGTCGGCCGAGGATGCAAAAATAAGTTTTCAAAAAATTTCACTTAAAACCATTTTAAAAAGTAAAATAGAAAAAGAAGTACGCCAGCGCTTCTTTAAAGATTGGCTATATATTTGGAAAGTGATGGAAAATGATTCTGTCACAAAGTATGCCGTTTTGGATAATGTTTACGGTAAAGCCATGCCGATTACCTTTTTGACCATCCTCGATAATTCGGGTAAAATTAAATCTGTTCGGGTTATTAAGTATCGTGAATCCATAGGAGGCCAGATTACAAATCCAAAATGGTTAAAGCAATTTACCGGGAAAAGTGTAGACTCCGATTTTAGCCCCGGAAAAGATGTTGATGCAATCAGCGGTGCAACAATTTCGGTAAATGCGCTTACAAAAGGCATACAAAAAATAGTAATGCTCTTTCCTTTTATTCAAAAGAATGTAAATTAA
- a CDS encoding DUF4249 domain-containing protein translates to MKNRILKISFSLVPVLLFMFACEEIIEIELNSSNPNIVIEGNVTDQPGPYQVKITQTTDYYNPDSIPTISNAEVQISDNLGNTEVLTKLGNGLYETQAIQGTPGRTYTLQVLHDGESYNATSFMPHAINIDSFYYTQEEGNFRDKNNYKLVCVFKDNAGIDDYCRIKVFKNNELESGYFLYNGRLSDGNRIEFDRFRVQEIKQNDKIQLDLLTIDKTVYEYYSTLSDAIASDPRGLGSSEVLANPNSNISGGALGYFGAYPLRTDSLVIK, encoded by the coding sequence ATGAAAAATCGAATTTTAAAAATATCGTTTAGTCTTGTTCCTGTTTTATTATTTATGTTTGCATGTGAAGAGATAATTGAAATTGAACTGAATTCTTCAAATCCAAATATAGTAATTGAAGGGAATGTTACAGATCAACCAGGGCCATACCAGGTGAAAATTACTCAAACAACCGATTATTATAATCCTGACAGTATACCAACTATTTCCAACGCAGAAGTACAGATATCGGATAACCTGGGAAACACAGAAGTTCTTACTAAGCTGGGAAATGGTTTGTATGAAACCCAGGCAATACAGGGAACGCCGGGCAGGACTTATACACTGCAAGTTTTGCATGACGGAGAATCGTATAATGCCACTTCTTTTATGCCGCATGCGATCAATATTGATTCTTTTTATTATACTCAGGAAGAGGGTAATTTTCGAGACAAAAACAATTATAAGCTGGTTTGTGTCTTCAAGGATAATGCCGGTATAGATGATTATTGCCGGATTAAAGTATTTAAAAATAATGAACTTGAAAGCGGATACTTTTTGTATAATGGCAGATTATCTGATGGAAATCGTATTGAGTTTGACAGATTTCGCGTCCAGGAGATAAAGCAAAATGATAAAATTCAACTTGATTTATTGACAATCGATAAAACAGTTTATGAGTATTATTCAACTTTAAGTGATGCAATTGCCAGTGATCCAAGAGGTCTTGGCTCATCCGAAGTACTTGCAAATCCGAATTCCAACATTAGCGGTGGCGCATTAGGGTATTTTGGGGCATACCCTTTAAGAACAGATTCTTTGGTTATTAAATAA
- a CDS encoding TonB-dependent receptor: protein MLYRMVFLFVISLSPIFAQENLTLSGFLRDSETGEVLIGVNVYVADTTSLGTSTNQYGFYSLSLESGEYTIRYNYIGYESYDHKLKLTSNQTLSIELVPATFSTEEIVVVAERTDENVKSIEMSTITVSPVELKSVPVIFGEQDILKSIQLLPGVTAGSEGSSGFHVRGGGLDQNLILLDEAPVYNAAHLMGFFSVFNSDAINSAKLIKGGGNPEYGGRLSSVFDIKMKEGNRKNFSTSGGIGAISSRLAVEGPIDNGNGSYFISGRRTYADLVMKAVDPDNFDDLSLYFYDLNMKVNYQLGSKDFLYLSGYLGRDVLGFQNRFGLDWGNTTATMRWNHIFNDKIFSNTSLIYSNFDYVVSLENGGDLTDITSGIEDYNLKQNFNYSFNPQHHFSSGFDLNYHTFTPGRISSSGDALLSTFTIDKKYALESAVYFGHEWKASSWLSFNYGLRYSAFSVLGPGTVFGFDEEGDVESETEYSDGEVIKTYGGLEPRFTANMLIDRNSSVKMAYSRNHQYIHLISNSSGGPSMDVWHPSTNLVKPGISDQISLGYFRNFDNNKYETSFEIYYKDLQNQVDYKNGADLLLNQYVESQLVFGDGYSYGAELYIKRNFGQLTGWLGYTWSRTEREFADINNGDPYPTIYDRTHDVSVVAMYKLNEKWNFSANWVYNTGQAVTYPSGKYIIDGQTVNYYTDRNSYRMPDYHRLDLSATYNFAKTSRYESSLNFSIYNAYGQKNPYTIYFRENEDDPTVTEAVKLYLFTYFPSISYNFKW from the coding sequence ATGCTATATCGAATGGTTTTTTTATTTGTAATATCTCTCTCACCAATTTTCGCACAGGAAAATTTAACCTTAAGCGGTTTCCTGAGAGACTCTGAAACAGGAGAGGTGCTGATAGGTGTGAATGTTTACGTTGCTGATACAACATCTTTGGGGACAAGTACTAATCAGTATGGATTTTATTCCCTTTCACTCGAATCAGGAGAATATACAATCCGTTATAACTATATTGGGTATGAATCCTATGATCATAAATTAAAGCTCACATCAAATCAGACACTAAGTATTGAACTTGTACCAGCAACCTTTTCCACAGAAGAAATAGTTGTGGTTGCTGAGCGGACAGATGAAAATGTAAAATCTATAGAAATGAGTACAATAACCGTCAGCCCGGTAGAACTTAAAAGTGTACCGGTTATATTTGGAGAACAGGATATTTTAAAAAGTATTCAGCTTCTTCCTGGTGTAACGGCGGGAAGCGAAGGCAGCAGCGGATTTCATGTTCGTGGTGGTGGTCTGGATCAGAATTTGATCCTATTGGATGAGGCACCGGTTTATAATGCAGCGCATTTAATGGGCTTTTTCTCTGTTTTTAACTCTGATGCCATAAACAGCGCTAAACTAATTAAAGGTGGTGGAAATCCGGAATATGGCGGACGCCTTTCTTCCGTTTTTGATATTAAGATGAAAGAGGGAAACCGGAAAAATTTTAGTACCTCTGGTGGTATCGGTGCTATTTCATCTCGTTTGGCAGTTGAAGGCCCGATTGATAATGGAAATGGATCATACTTTATCTCTGGCCGGCGCACATACGCCGATTTAGTAATGAAAGCCGTAGACCCGGATAACTTTGATGATTTGTCTTTGTATTTTTATGATCTGAATATGAAAGTCAATTATCAATTGGGTTCAAAGGATTTTCTTTATTTGTCAGGTTATTTGGGGCGGGATGTTTTGGGTTTTCAAAACCGGTTTGGATTGGATTGGGGCAATACAACAGCAACCATGCGCTGGAACCATATTTTCAATGATAAGATTTTTTCTAATACGTCGCTTATTTACAGTAATTTTGATTATGTTGTCAGTTTGGAAAATGGTGGGGATCTTACAGATATCACCTCAGGTATTGAAGATTATAATCTTAAACAAAACTTCAATTATTCATTCAATCCACAACACCATTTTAGTTCCGGTTTTGATTTGAATTACCACACATTCACACCTGGTCGCATTTCATCATCAGGAGATGCTCTTTTAAGCACTTTTACGATTGATAAAAAATATGCTCTTGAAAGCGCAGTCTATTTTGGACATGAATGGAAAGCTTCAAGCTGGCTCTCTTTTAATTATGGATTAAGATACTCTGCCTTTTCAGTTTTAGGTCCGGGTACCGTTTTTGGATTTGATGAAGAAGGTGATGTTGAATCTGAGACCGAATATTCAGATGGGGAAGTTATAAAAACCTACGGAGGCCTGGAACCCAGGTTTACGGCCAATATGCTGATCGACCGCAATAGCTCAGTTAAGATGGCTTATTCACGCAATCATCAATACATTCATTTGATATCCAATTCATCCGGTGGACCTTCAATGGATGTATGGCACCCCAGCACAAACCTGGTAAAACCTGGGATTTCAGATCAGATCTCATTGGGTTATTTCCGTAATTTTGATAATAATAAATATGAGACATCATTTGAGATATATTACAAGGATTTACAAAATCAGGTTGATTATAAGAATGGGGCCGATCTTCTTCTAAACCAATATGTAGAATCCCAGCTGGTTTTTGGCGATGGTTATTCTTATGGGGCTGAATTATATATAAAACGAAATTTTGGTCAGTTAACTGGCTGGTTGGGTTATACATGGTCCCGAACAGAGCGTGAATTTGCCGATATCAATAATGGAGATCCTTATCCAACAATATATGATAGGACACATGATGTTTCAGTTGTTGCGATGTACAAGCTTAATGAGAAGTGGAATTTTTCTGCGAACTGGGTTTATAACACCGGGCAAGCTGTGACATATCCAAGTGGTAAATATATTATTGATGGCCAGACAGTAAACTATTACACAGACCGGAACAGTTACCGCATGCCTGATTACCACAGATTGGATTTAAGCGCTACATATAATTTTGCAAAAACCAGCCGTTATGAATCGAGTCTAAATTTTTCAATTTACAACGCCTACGGCCAGAAGAATCCATATACGATTTATTTCAGGGAAAATGAAGATGATCCCACTGTCACTGAAGCAGTAAAATTATATCTTTTTACCTATTTCCCATCCATATCCTATAACTTTAAATGGTGA
- a CDS encoding thioredoxin family protein produces the protein MKNTLIIFLLFSTAVFAGETWVSSFDDAKLIAAKNDKKILLYFSGSDWCRPCILLKKKVFEKELFKKFADDNLVLALFDFPARDKNKPEPAQIAHNEKMAEIYNPEGNFPQVVLVTAEGKKISEFAGYGNETAVKYIAKLKEALAVK, from the coding sequence ATGAAAAATACTTTGATTATATTTTTACTCTTTTCAACAGCTGTTTTTGCCGGTGAAACCTGGGTATCGAGTTTTGATGATGCCAAGTTAATAGCAGCAAAAAATGATAAAAAAATCTTGCTTTATTTTTCCGGATCGGATTGGTGCAGACCATGTATTTTATTAAAGAAAAAAGTTTTCGAAAAAGAATTGTTTAAGAAATTTGCTGATGACAACCTGGTATTAGCATTGTTTGATTTTCCCGCGCGTGATAAGAATAAACCTGAACCTGCCCAGATTGCCCATAATGAAAAAATGGCAGAAATCTATAATCCTGAAGGAAATTTCCCACAAGTTGTTTTGGTGACAGCTGAAGGAAAGAAAATTAGTGAGTTTGCCGGTTATGGGAATGAGACAGCCGTGAAGTATATTGCCAAATTGAAAGAAGCATTGGCAGTCAAATAA
- a CDS encoding ABC transporter permease, producing MKRILYLVQKEFRQIMREKAFIGIIVVMPFIQIVILGFAISTDVRNMSLGIVDMDLSASSRRIVDAFSVTESFTLKHAASSVKEAQELIDNGSIKIALVIPQHFERDLKRGDSPKIQAIIDGVDGNSAGVSMAYVNQIGQLLQKEWLSQSGQAREKISSMRLVQIEPRMLYNATLESQNNIVPGIVAVLLTMITAFLTGMSIVREKEIGTLEQLMVTPIRSYELMLGKIIPFVILGFLLMNVGILATGLIFNLWMKGSLFLLYAMSLIFMLSTLGLGIFASTISQTQQQAMFISWFFAIFAILLSGFFIPIENMPDWVQGVTYLNPLRYFMVIIREIYLKGTGAAYLLKETMAMAFFGIITFSLAVGRFRKRVS from the coding sequence ATGAAACGAATCCTCTATCTTGTTCAAAAAGAATTTCGGCAAATAATGCGCGAGAAGGCATTTATAGGAATAATAGTGGTAATGCCTTTTATCCAGATTGTGATTTTGGGATTTGCGATTTCTACTGATGTGCGCAACATGTCACTGGGCATAGTAGATATGGATTTGAGTGCTTCGAGCAGACGTATTGTTGATGCCTTTAGCGTGACGGAATCATTTACATTAAAGCATGCAGCAAGTTCTGTTAAAGAGGCCCAGGAGCTTATAGATAATGGATCCATAAAAATTGCATTGGTTATACCGCAGCACTTTGAACGAGATTTAAAAAGAGGTGATAGTCCGAAAATACAAGCAATAATTGATGGGGTGGATGGCAACTCCGCGGGTGTTTCCATGGCTTATGTAAATCAAATTGGCCAGTTATTGCAAAAAGAATGGCTCTCTCAGAGTGGACAGGCCAGAGAAAAAATATCTTCAATGCGCCTTGTGCAGATTGAACCACGTATGCTTTATAACGCAACTCTTGAAAGCCAGAATAATATTGTCCCGGGAATCGTAGCCGTTTTGCTTACTATGATTACAGCTTTTTTGACCGGGATGAGTATTGTTCGAGAAAAAGAAATTGGCACGCTGGAGCAGCTAATGGTTACTCCAATCAGATCCTACGAACTGATGCTTGGTAAAATTATACCTTTTGTAATTTTGGGTTTTCTATTGATGAATGTCGGGATTTTGGCAACCGGCTTAATTTTCAATTTGTGGATGAAAGGCAGCTTGTTTTTGCTTTATGCAATGAGCCTGATTTTTATGTTAAGTACTCTGGGCTTGGGGATATTTGCATCAACCATTTCTCAAACTCAGCAACAGGCAATGTTTATCTCATGGTTTTTTGCAATCTTTGCCATCTTATTATCCGGTTTTTTTATCCCGATTGAAAATATGCCGGATTGGGTGCAGGGTGTTACTTATCTTAATCCTTTACGATATTTTATGGTAATTATTAGAGAGATTTACCTTAAGGGTACCGGAGCTGCATATTTATTGAAAGAAACAATGGCTATGGCCTTCTTTGGAATTATCACCTTTTCACTTGCAGTAGGCAGGTTCCGCAAAAGAGTAAGTTAG